Proteins encoded together in one Drosophila willistoni isolate 14030-0811.24 unplaced genomic scaffold, UCI_dwil_1.1 Seg583, whole genome shotgun sequence window:
- the LOC124461655 gene encoding uncharacterized protein LOC124461655 codes for MVPLRKATSVALEKVFRERIWARFGNSRILVSNNGTQFTSKNPTERANRAIKTMIAQYLENGKNTWDQWLPEITLAINSSVNDTTCFSPAYIILGREPRMTGALYDQVTDVSGNEPPSPDERVRRMEDIFKLVHENQLNATQNQKKYYDLRRRDWRPNIGSMVVLKHHVLSNANEGFNAKLAPKGPYKIIKFLSSNVVRLLVAQKRERRTAGLADLKAFNSDDNEPPELGLSEDIGLETPHTHGPHEATD; via the exons ATGGTACCACTTCGTAAGGCCACTTCAGTCGCTTTGGAGAAGGTATTTCGCGAAAGGATCTGGGCCCGATTCGGCAATTCTCGCATCCTCGTGAGCAATAATGGCACCCAGTTCACTAGCAAg AATCCTACCGAGCGCGCAAATCGAGCCATCAAGACCATGATTGCACAATACCTGGAGaatgggaaaaacacttgggATCAATGGCTTCCAGAAATAACACTAGCGATCAACTCAAGCGTCAACGACACCACCTGCTTCAGTCCAGCTTACATCATATTAGGTCGGGAACCCCGTATGACCGGCGCTCTTTATGACCAAGTAACGGATGTCTCCGGTAACGAACCCCCTAGCCCCGACGAGCGCGTCCGACGAATGGAAGATATTTTTAAGCTCGTACATGAGAATCAACTGAACGCTACCCAGAATCAAAAGAAATACTACGACCTGAGACGACGCGACTGGCGTCCAAACATCGGGAGCATGGTCGTGCTCAAGCATCATGTGCTGTCTAATGCCAACGAAGGGTTCAATGCCAAACTGGCGCCTAAGGGCCcgtataaaataatcaagtttCTTTCCAGCAACGTCGTTAGACTTCTTGTAGCCCAGAAGCGTGAGCGACGTACCGCCGGTCTGGCTGACTTAAAGGCCTTTAATAGTGACGACAACGAACCACCAGAACTCGGTCTTTCTGAAGACATCGGCCTCGAGACACCTCATACCCACGGCCCGCACGAGGCCACTGATTAA